The DNA window GGTAGTTTATTGTTTCACACATCTCCATTTCTTCGTTGGGAGAAACTCCGATGTGCTCAACAGGCTAAAGCCATAACAACAGAAGCTGTGAAAAAGGCTCTGTTGCTTCTGATAATAGAAAAAGCGTAAGCGTCAAATAGGTTCAAACTATATCAGCCCATTTGGGCATAAGAAAACCCCGGAAAACCTTGATTTTCCGGGGTTTTGTAAACCATTTTGATATAGTCTGAGCAGTCGATTATCTCTTGCTGAACTGCGGAGCTCTACGAGCTGCTTTCAGACCGTATTTCTTACGTTCTTTCATTCTCGGGTCACGAGTCAGGTATCCGGCTTTTTTCAGAACCGGTCTGTACTCAGCGTCTGCCTGCAGCAGGGCACGAGCGATACCATGACGGATAGCTCCAGCCTGTCCGGTAAATCCACCACCGTGAACGTTTACCAGAACGTCAAATTTTTCTGTATTGTCTGTTGCTGCCAGTGGCTGGCGAACAACAACTTTCAGAGTCTCCAGTCCGAAATACTCGTCGATGTCTCTTTTATTGATTGTGATCTTACCAGTTCCTGGTACCAGGTATACTCTGGCGATAGATTTTTTTCTTCTTCCTGTTCCGTAGAATTTTGTAGTAGCCAATGTTACTTACCTCCTATTAAAATGTTAAAACTTCCGGTTTCTGAGCTTCATGTCCGTGCTCTGCACCAGCGTATACATGAAGTTTTTTGATCATCTGTCTTCCCAGAGGTCCTTTTGGAAGCATACCTTTTACAGCAAGTTCGATGACTTTTTCCGGTTTCTTGTTCATCATTTCTCTCAGAGTGGTTTCTTTCATACCACCAACATAATCAGAGTGGCTGTAGTAGATCTTCTGA is part of the Blautia faecicola genome and encodes:
- the rplM gene encoding 50S ribosomal protein L13, coding for MNSFMANPDKIERKWYVVDAEGCTLGRLASEVASVLRGKNKPVFTPHVDTGDYVIVINAEKIKVTGKKLDQKIYYSHSDYVGGMKETTLREMMNKKPEKVIELAVKGMLPKGPLGRQMIKKLHVYAGAEHGHEAQKPEVLTF
- the rpsI gene encoding 30S ribosomal protein S9, whose translation is MATTKFYGTGRRKKSIARVYLVPGTGKITINKRDIDEYFGLETLKVVVRQPLAATDNTEKFDVLVNVHGGGFTGQAGAIRHGIARALLQADAEYRPVLKKAGYLTRDPRMKERKKYGLKAARRAPQFSKR